The Peromyscus maniculatus bairdii isolate BWxNUB_F1_BW_parent chromosome 6, HU_Pman_BW_mat_3.1, whole genome shotgun sequence genomic interval cacgttagcggtcttttttcttggtaggcaaggcctctgtccatctatgatgtaagcttgtcgctcggggctccattccgcccccattttcttttgttagttcctggtcctccgggcttccgccatccggagggcctgggtcagcgcgatcagctctgccttttgggccgatgttccaggtggcagtggtgaggtccaaactatctccgattcggtggtgacggctgctccagtcctccgttctctttcttggaggaagctgttcccatccatgaaccaggcagcagggttgcggggtggagggagacaactggtctgcacaccattcgatctgggggctgctggaccagagcttttaccgcatgggaggataacacagttaatggctgtcccaaagtcagtttccctgcatccttgagcaaaacagcaatggctaccacacgcagacaggggggcgggccatcctgcagctaccgggcttttatggccccagtctctgtaccaacatttcttttgcaaagcctgagttctcgtccacgaacagtttaaagggctaggacttgtaggggggtccctttgggtcctgtccagatgtcagctgaacctttttctcggtggtccttcgatatctcctgttacctgtggccccctggaccaaagctgtgcggtcattgagagggcctccggtatgggtcaggactgaatgttgagccccg includes:
- the LOC143273877 gene encoding uncharacterized protein LOC143273877 isoform X1, with translation MDAESPRPKCYNPPDSAGGTGGSCSGPQTAEDEFLLPPQLPVAYEEGGTKQRSSGPAAPRSNGVQTSCLPPPRNPAAWFMDGNSFLQERERRTGAAVTTESEIVWTSPLPPGTSAQKAELIALTQALRMAEARRTRN